Genomic DNA from Desulfonema ishimotonii:
GCAATCCGGCTGTATGCTTTTGCTGAGAATCCGCTGATCAATTCCGACGGATTTCTCTACATCCAGCAGGCCAAAGCCCTGTATTACGGCCTTTCCGATGCCATTGTCCGGTGTTACAAATACCTCTCGGCCTATCCCGTTCTCATCGCCCTCACCTATGACGTATGGGACGACTGGGTGATTGCCGGTCAGAGCATTTCCCTTCTTTTCAGTATACTGACGTTCTTTCCCGCCTACTGGCTGGTCCGGCGCTTTCTGGATGAACATACCAGCGTACTGACTCTGCTCGCCCTTGTGCTGATGCCACCGTTCATCCTCATCAGCCGGGATGTGATGCGGGGGCCGGTATACTGGTTTTTTTCCATGACGGGCCTCTGGCTCTTTATTCTTCAGATGGAAAACAGCCGCTGCCGTCTGGCCTTCGCCAGCAGTCTCTGCTTTATGATGGGGGCCTGGACCCGGATTGAGGGCAGCCTTTTTATCCTCATCTCCGTTGCATATCTGACGGGGGGGGGCGGAGAGAAAAAGTGGCGTCGCCTCTTCTGTTTCCTGCTTCCGTTTATCGCCCTTTTCATTGTCGGAGCGATCTACATTCTCCATGCCCACGTTGACGTGATGGCGTTGTTCAAACCGGAGCGGATACTCAGTCGGCCGCTGGAGTTCTTTTCCAGATACAGCGAACTCCGGCAGAACCTGAAGCTGCTCGACCGGCAGAACCTGCCCGGCTTCAGCCCCTATTTCTTCCCCAGGGTCCGAAATCTGGTGTGGCTGATTGCCCTCGGCACCCTGGCGGTCCAGGTCATTGAGACGATGTTTTACATTTTCTTCGTGCTTCTGATATTCGGCATGATAAAAACCCTTCCCCGGCTCAGAACCGATCCCGGCCTGCGCTATCTCGCCATGACATCCGTTTTTGCGCTGATCACACTGTACGCCCAGATCATCTATAACTGGGCAATGACCAGCCGGTTTGTCGCCCTTTTCCTCTTTCCTGCGCTTGTATTTATGGGCGTTGGCCTGAAAGAGACATGGGTATTTATCGCCGGAAAATTTCGCATGAACGCCCTGCGGGCCTGTGTACTTGTCGGGGTGGCGATCATGGCAATCACGCTTCCCAAAAACCTCAGCGCCAGATATGTAAGGGACAAACTGGTTTTCAGGGAAATCGGGAGATTTATTTCCCAGAGGGAGCAGGGGGGACAGGCCATTTCAGTGGCCGGTGCGTTCAAGCGGGTTCGGAATGTCCATTTTTACGCCAATCTGGAATCCCCGATAGCCCCCTGCTTTGAAGAGATCTGTTTCCTGAACGCCGTAACCCCTGAATCCCTTCAGATGGTCCGGGCACACGACATTCACTACATCATATGGGATGAAAAAAACAGCAGTCCCGGCGTACCGGCCCGGATTGAAACAGAATTGAACGACCGATTTGAGAACGTGCGGGAGTGGCAGTCCTCACGGCTGGGGCGGCTGATCCTTTACGAGGTTAAAAAATGAAAATCGCATTGATATGCAAGGCATATTCTGTCACCAAAGGCGGCCTGGAACGCTACACGGTCCGACTCAGCCGGACGCTCCGGGACGCGGGGCACGACGTGCATCTCTTTTCAAATACGCGGCAGCCTGAGCCGGGCATCCGGTTTCACCACGTCCCCATGATCCCCCACTCCTCGCCCGGCAAAAATCTCTCCTTTGCGTGGCGCTCCCGGCAGGCGCTGCTGAAAGAGCGATTTGACGTGATCCAGAGCATGGAGCGGGTCTGGAACCAGGATATCTTCCGGGCGTCGGACGGCATCAACCCCATCCAGATGCGGGAGCGCTACGCCAGCCCCGCAGTGCGGAAACTGAAGGCCATCGGCCCCCGCCGCCAGGTGCTGACCTGGCTGGAACGGCGGATATTTGAAAGGGGCGGCTGCCGGTTTGTGATGACCAACTCCCATCTGGTGAAACACCAGATCCTCCGCCACTATCAGGCGGACCCGGACCGGATCGCCGTCATCTACAACAGCGTCAGCCATGAAAAATTCCATCCCGGCCTCCGGGAAATCCACCGACGGGCGATCCGGGAGGCCCACGGCGTGGCGGATAACGAAATTCTGCTCCTCTTTGCGGGCAATGATTTCAGGAGAAAGGGCCTGGGGCTGGTCATCGACGCCCTGGCCCGGTGCGACAGCAAAAAATTCCGGCTCATGGTGGCCGGAAGCGACAAAAAGGGGCCGTATGAGCGGCAGGCCGAACGGAACGGTCTTGCCTCGCGCGTGCTGTTCATCGGCCCCCGGCGCGAAATCGAACATTATTACGCGGCCTCTGATGTGATGGTGCTGCCGACCCGGTATGACGCCTTTTCCAACGTCTGCCTGGAGGCCATGGCCTGCGGCATCCCGGTCATCACCAGCCGGACCAACGGCGCGTCCGAGATCGTCCGCAACGGGGACAACGGCTATGTGCTTGAGACCACGGACCCCGGTGAGCTGGCCGGACGCCTCAGCCGCTTTGCCGATCCCGGTCAGCGCATCCGCATGGGCGAAAACGCCGCCGCCACGGCCCGCCCCTTCACATCAGAGCGCTACATGTCGGAACTGATGGCCCTCTACGACCGGGTCATCCGGGATAAACAGAACTCATGACCGATGTCACCGCGCCCATTATCATTGAAAAATCCGGCCCCCTGCACATCAACCGGGACTTCCGAAAGCTTCTGACGTCCGCCGGACTGGACAGCTTTGACGCCCTTTACGGCTACCCGGGCGGGGAGGTGGTCAAGGATATCCGGGAACGCTCCGTGACCCGCATTGACATCGAAGCAGGCGGCACCACGCGCCGCTTCTATCTCAAGCGGCACCGGACCGAACAGACCGGCATCCGGGGGCTGCTGTCCCGCTGGCTGCTCGGCAGAAGTCCGGCGCAGGGATGCAAAGAATTCGACACCCTGTGTGATTTTCGGAAACACGGCCTGCCCACCGTGGTGCCGGTCGCAGCCGGAGAGCGGCGGACCGGACTGTTCCGGACGGAATCCTTTGTGCTGACCGAGGATTTCAGCCCCTTTGTCTCCCTGGAGGAGATCATCCGGGAAAGGCCGGAATTTCTGGAAGGGCCGGCCGGCGAAGTGCGAAAGGCCATCCTGCTGAGACAGATCGGCAGACTGGCCCGGCAGATGCACCAAAGCGGCTTCAACCACCGGGATTTCAACGCCACCCATGTGCTGCTTCACTATGAAGACCGAAAGGGCGTCCCCCGGACCGCCCTGTTTGATCTTCAGCGGGTGGACCGGAGAAAATATCTCCGGTTCCGGTGGATCATCAAAACCATCGCCGAAGTGAATTACACATTGCCGGAGGGGCTTTTCAGCCCCCAAGACCGGCTCCGGCTCTTTCTGGCCTACAAGGGCAAATCCTGCCTCGGCCTCCGGGACCGGGTTCAGTGGCTCTGGATCAGGCGGAAAACAGCCCGCATCAGCCGCCACACGGATCATATCATGGCACGGCGGGCCGAACGGCGGCGAAAAGGATTGCCGGAAAGGTAGGTGTGAAGAGATGACTGCGCCACAGATTACATGTTATGTCCGGCAGTGTGACACGATACTGCCACCGGAAGCCTGGCTCTCCCGGGTCGAAGATGCGGAAAGTCATCCTCTGGCGGTGCTGAAGGCGGGCGGCATGAAAAACACCCTGAAGGTGAATCTGCCCCCCTGGGGAGAGCTTTGCCTTAACGCATTTTACTGGGACATGCGGCGCAAACTGCTGTCCGCCTTCCGCATCTCCAGGGGCGCACGGATATGGGCCTGTGCCGGCGACCTGCTGAAAAACGGGGTCCGGATTCCGGAGCCGGTGTTTCTGCTGGAGATCCGCAGACCCCCTTTTGTCACCCGGACCTATATCGCCTATCCGTGGCTGTCTGATCGCCGTGATCTGGGTCAGATCGTCACCCGGCATCCGGGCGACAGCTTCTTTTCCATTTTACAGATGGCCACGGACACCATCGCCCGGCTTCACAATGCGGGGTTTATCCACAAGGATCTGAAATGGGGGAATATCGCCTGCGCCTCCGGCCCCACCCCCCGGATCATCATCGGGGATCTGGACGGCATCCGAAGAACCACATCCGCCATACGGCACGGAAAGGATTTTGCCCGCTTTATCCTGGATGCCATGCGGTTCCGGGTCAGCCCGGACCGGACCGAGGTTCTGATTCGCCGCTATCTGGACCGGCGAAACGCATCCCGGAAAATTCTGGCGAAAAGCATCCGGTATCGTATTGCCCTGAAAAAGGGAAAATACATCCGATCAGAACTGGCAAACTGACCTGAGTGCAGCCCCGGTGAAAAGTCCGGCGGGGGACTGCAAAAATGGCATGACCGGGCAAAAGGCGGGTTCGCGCCGCATAACGCCCCACGCTCCGGGAGACACGCAACAGATGCAATGGGCTGTCAAATAAGTTTCTTCACATTCCCATTCCCGCCAAAATCGGCGCATTCCCAGGCTTTGCCTGGGAATGCGGTCCCGGAGGCTCTGCCTCCGACACGCGAGGCAGAGCCTCGCAGTATGCATTACGAGGCGGAGCCTCGTAACGAGGGCGTAATTATGTCAGGAAACGTATTTGACAGACAACTTAATCATCTGACGACCGGCGGCTCCCCGGCTATCCTGAGGCAGCCGCCACAACGGATTTTATTTTATCATGATTTTTGTCTGGATCAACAAACGGAACTGGAAAATGCCCGGCCCCATTGTCAACGTGGCCGTTCACAACGCTGCCTCATTCGCGGCCCTGGGATATGAAACCCACCTCTGCATCGGCGCAGGCCCGGACTCGGATACCGACTCGGATTTGCAGGAATTTTACGGACTTCCTCCCCGGAAACACTTTGCCGTCCACCGGGTTCCCCGGTTCCGGCTGGGATCATCCTCCTACAGCGCATCGGTCTTTCACCATGCCTGCGGCCTGATCCGCGAGCTGAGCCAGAAAGACCATGTGACCGTCATCACCCGCGAATCCGGGTTCCTGGCCCCCCTGGCCTGGCTCTGCCGGCATCCGAAAATCAGCGGTTTTTATGAGCTGCATGATTTCTACGCCGACCTCTCATGGGTCGAAAACAGGGAGAGCGGACACTACCGGGAAAAGCTCTACGAACACCTCTTTCTGCCCCGGCTCACCGGTCTGATCTGTATCACACAGGAACAGCAGAAACTCTACCGGCAGGTGTTCCCCTCAATTCCGTCCTGCGCCTTTCCCCTGGGCACCAAGCCCGTTTCCGCCCGCGACACAGAAGCCCGGAGACAGCGCCGGACCCTCATGTATGTGGGACGGATGCACGGGGAAAAGGGCATCGACTTTCTGCTCCGCACG
This window encodes:
- a CDS encoding glycosyltransferase; this encodes MIFVWINKRNWKMPGPIVNVAVHNAASFAALGYETHLCIGAGPDSDTDSDLQEFYGLPPRKHFAVHRVPRFRLGSSSYSASVFHHACGLIRELSQKDHVTVITRESGFLAPLAWLCRHPKISGFYELHDFYADLSWVENRESGHYREKLYEHLFLPRLTGLICITQEQQKLYRQVFPSIPSCAFPLGTKPVSARDTEARRQRRTLMYVGRMHGEKGIDFLLRTAARLSASGIRTLFWGGKAEKIPFFREKARRFGADGFTEFVPFQPPVRMHRALAEQASLGVVMLQDTFYNRYLTCPVKALDYLSHGIPAIGSDIPSVREVLGDAGIYMRPDDTDGFVRSVETLLDDPATYEKAAAMTRQRAGAISWENRARNISAFAADLRKHHGAKH
- a CDS encoding lipopolysaccharide kinase InaA family protein; amino-acid sequence: MTDVTAPIIIEKSGPLHINRDFRKLLTSAGLDSFDALYGYPGGEVVKDIRERSVTRIDIEAGGTTRRFYLKRHRTEQTGIRGLLSRWLLGRSPAQGCKEFDTLCDFRKHGLPTVVPVAAGERRTGLFRTESFVLTEDFSPFVSLEEIIRERPEFLEGPAGEVRKAILLRQIGRLARQMHQSGFNHRDFNATHVLLHYEDRKGVPRTALFDLQRVDRRKYLRFRWIIKTIAEVNYTLPEGLFSPQDRLRLFLAYKGKSCLGLRDRVQWLWIRRKTARISRHTDHIMARRAERRRKGLPER
- a CDS encoding ArnT family glycosyltransferase, coding for MRTNSIEDMPQKRAGHWHIPKAAALVILIGAAIRLYAFAENPLINSDGFLYIQQAKALYYGLSDAIVRCYKYLSAYPVLIALTYDVWDDWVIAGQSISLLFSILTFFPAYWLVRRFLDEHTSVLTLLALVLMPPFILISRDVMRGPVYWFFSMTGLWLFILQMENSRCRLAFASSLCFMMGAWTRIEGSLFILISVAYLTGGGGEKKWRRLFCFLLPFIALFIVGAIYILHAHVDVMALFKPERILSRPLEFFSRYSELRQNLKLLDRQNLPGFSPYFFPRVRNLVWLIALGTLAVQVIETMFYIFFVLLIFGMIKTLPRLRTDPGLRYLAMTSVFALITLYAQIIYNWAMTSRFVALFLFPALVFMGVGLKETWVFIAGKFRMNALRACVLVGVAIMAITLPKNLSARYVRDKLVFREIGRFISQREQGGQAISVAGAFKRVRNVHFYANLESPIAPCFEEICFLNAVTPESLQMVRAHDIHYIIWDEKNSSPGVPARIETELNDRFENVREWQSSRLGRLILYEVKK
- a CDS encoding glycosyltransferase family 4 protein yields the protein MKIALICKAYSVTKGGLERYTVRLSRTLRDAGHDVHLFSNTRQPEPGIRFHHVPMIPHSSPGKNLSFAWRSRQALLKERFDVIQSMERVWNQDIFRASDGINPIQMRERYASPAVRKLKAIGPRRQVLTWLERRIFERGGCRFVMTNSHLVKHQILRHYQADPDRIAVIYNSVSHEKFHPGLREIHRRAIREAHGVADNEILLLFAGNDFRRKGLGLVIDALARCDSKKFRLMVAGSDKKGPYERQAERNGLASRVLFIGPRREIEHYYAASDVMVLPTRYDAFSNVCLEAMACGIPVITSRTNGASEIVRNGDNGYVLETTDPGELAGRLSRFADPGQRIRMGENAAATARPFTSERYMSELMALYDRVIRDKQNS